The Desulfosporosinus acidiphilus SJ4 genome has a window encoding:
- a CDS encoding helicase C-terminal domain-containing protein, with translation MHKDMVFFHIETGFLEGGQEKIREFAALRIHDGQVQKSCFFQEHPKIEINNDDYDELSQNDRTCAISLSGKRGEILDVLKEAVLISHQGTFNLQILEKTINSYLVNDYWDTYELARIFFPMMQDYQLSYLAEYLSLGNDEEEDLQLAERKAYLTWRVFEACKDKGRQYDLSFFDQAQVFLEGWSGKGFFDDLRREIRTQFPERRIQTDLVLAPAPEGLFAQVQTSHRQIPDSIEWVIKSFSQGGILEQSLPGYECRFGQMKMAKLIAEGLTSAHHVVVEAGTGTGKSFAYLLPSLWFARKTGNKVVIATHTIPLQEQLQKKDIPMLEKVLPFSFRTSVLKGKGNYCCLKNWLSCLNNPSEIRVRDQKLAVLSILIWLRETHTGDIQELSKVPGLMALWPNLNADHEMCNPSKCSKAGVCFLLRARKKAEEADVLIVNHSLLFSDLKTDYNVLPEHHQLVIDEAHQIYQTALQNLGSELSLEMVLRTTESIYRKTGPSFYSSLKVRLGSLSERVPAVAWDTFAKHLETIPELCLKVSEQAKELFQLFERILGPNRTFRFVPQHTNLSWWELLLIQIENLTGRIKSLSVVFQNLTSALNGEEADEAEELRYLFATHLRELQQIQETLALAVNVNDPKQVTWLEQSARLYLKSSPIEVNEILREKIFKRLDTVILTSATLSIADSFNHFLQDIGLPLSTKTAVVDSPFDFDEQMKFYILKNYSHSLPSSDQEKVERLSETILEIVKRMQGRTLVLFTAHKLLQETYTLLQPRLTNINIDTLAQGIHGERTSLLETFKRNSRSVLLGANSFWEGIDIPGETLSCVILVKLPFWPPSLPLIEARSEFLKSQGRDPFQELLLPEAVIRFKQGFGRLIRSKEDRGFVVLLDDRVLAKYYGRYFLNSLPIKTHLRGDDNLLYEKIQEWQLGIN, from the coding sequence GTGCATAAGGACATGGTTTTTTTTCACATAGAGACGGGTTTTTTAGAGGGCGGGCAGGAAAAAATCCGCGAGTTCGCCGCCCTTAGAATTCACGATGGACAAGTTCAAAAATCATGTTTCTTTCAGGAACACCCTAAAATAGAAATAAATAATGACGATTACGATGAACTTTCTCAAAATGATCGAACTTGTGCGATTTCACTTTCAGGCAAACGTGGAGAAATCCTTGATGTTTTAAAAGAAGCAGTTTTGATCAGTCATCAAGGAACCTTTAATTTACAAATTTTAGAGAAAACAATCAATAGTTATTTAGTGAACGACTATTGGGATACTTACGAATTAGCTCGGATATTTTTTCCGATGATGCAAGATTACCAGTTGTCCTATTTGGCAGAGTATCTTTCTCTTGGCAATGATGAGGAAGAAGACCTTCAACTTGCAGAGAGAAAGGCTTATTTAACGTGGAGAGTTTTTGAGGCCTGTAAGGATAAGGGACGGCAATATGATCTTAGTTTTTTTGATCAAGCTCAGGTATTTTTGGAGGGGTGGTCTGGGAAGGGTTTTTTTGATGATTTACGGCGAGAGATTAGAACCCAATTTCCCGAGCGGCGAATACAGACCGACCTGGTGCTTGCTCCCGCGCCGGAAGGGTTATTTGCTCAAGTTCAAACTTCCCATCGTCAAATACCGGATTCTATAGAGTGGGTTATCAAAAGCTTTTCCCAGGGTGGTATTCTCGAACAATCTCTCCCAGGTTATGAATGTCGTTTCGGCCAGATGAAAATGGCAAAACTTATCGCAGAAGGACTTACTTCAGCCCATCATGTCGTTGTTGAAGCCGGCACTGGAACAGGGAAATCCTTCGCTTATCTGCTTCCAAGCTTATGGTTTGCTCGAAAAACTGGCAATAAAGTGGTTATCGCAACTCATACCATACCGCTGCAAGAACAACTACAGAAAAAAGATATCCCAATGCTCGAAAAAGTCCTTCCTTTTTCTTTCCGAACCTCAGTTTTAAAAGGGAAAGGTAATTATTGCTGCCTTAAGAATTGGCTGAGTTGTTTGAACAACCCAAGCGAAATTCGCGTTCGAGACCAAAAGTTAGCGGTCTTAAGCATTTTGATCTGGCTGAGGGAAACACATACGGGGGATATCCAAGAACTTTCCAAAGTCCCGGGGCTGATGGCGCTCTGGCCGAATTTAAATGCAGATCATGAAATGTGTAATCCGAGTAAATGTTCTAAAGCCGGAGTTTGTTTTCTGCTGCGAGCGCGTAAAAAGGCTGAAGAAGCAGATGTATTGATCGTTAACCATTCCTTATTATTTTCTGATTTAAAAACGGATTATAATGTATTACCTGAACATCATCAGTTGGTTATTGATGAAGCCCATCAGATATATCAAACAGCGCTGCAAAACTTGGGATCCGAACTAAGTCTGGAAATGGTTTTGCGTACAACAGAGTCAATTTACCGAAAGACAGGCCCGAGTTTTTATAGCTCACTAAAAGTTCGTTTGGGTTCCTTGAGCGAAAGAGTGCCTGCAGTGGCTTGGGATACCTTCGCAAAACATTTGGAAACGATACCTGAGTTATGTCTTAAGGTGTCAGAACAAGCGAAAGAGTTATTCCAGTTATTTGAACGTATCTTAGGCCCTAATCGTACATTTCGCTTCGTTCCCCAACATACAAATCTCTCTTGGTGGGAACTGCTGTTGATCCAAATTGAAAATTTAACGGGACGTATAAAATCGTTATCCGTCGTATTTCAAAATCTTACGAGCGCCTTGAACGGAGAAGAAGCTGATGAAGCCGAAGAACTAAGATACCTATTCGCTACTCATCTAAGGGAACTTCAGCAAATTCAGGAAACTCTAGCTCTGGCGGTAAACGTAAATGACCCCAAACAAGTAACGTGGCTGGAACAAAGTGCCAGGCTATACTTAAAATCGTCTCCCATTGAAGTTAATGAAATTCTAAGGGAGAAAATATTTAAACGCCTTGATACGGTCATTTTAACTTCAGCGACACTAAGTATCGCTGATTCATTTAATCATTTCTTGCAGGATATTGGCTTACCCTTATCAACAAAAACCGCTGTTGTTGATTCACCTTTTGATTTCGATGAGCAGATGAAGTTTTATATCCTCAAAAACTATTCTCATTCTCTGCCTTCTTCTGATCAAGAAAAGGTCGAACGTTTGTCTGAGACAATTTTGGAGATTGTTAAGCGGATGCAGGGACGCACGTTAGTTTTATTTACCGCCCACAAATTGCTGCAAGAAACTTATACGTTATTGCAGCCTCGTCTAACAAACATTAATATTGATACATTAGCTCAGGGAATTCATGGAGAACGTACTTCCTTGTTGGAAACCTTTAAGAGAAACTCAAGGAGTGTTTTGTTGGGTGCCAATAGTTTTTGGGAGGGGATAGACATCCCTGGAGAAACGTTATCGTGTGTTATTCTTGTTAAATTGCCCTTTTGGCCTCCTTCCCTGCCCTTAATTGAGGCTCGGTCAGAATTCCTGAAATCACAAGGGCGAGACCCCTTTCAGGAACTCCTTCTCCCGGAAGCCGTTATCCGATTTAAGCAGGGCTTCGGACGTTTAATTCGCTCGAAAGAGGATCGGGGGTTCGTTGTATTATTGGATGATCGGGTGCTTGCTAAATACTATGGACGATACTTTTTGAATTCGTTGCCTATTAAGACCCATCTTCGAGGAGATGATAATTTGCTGTATGAGAAAATACAGGAATGGCAATTAGGGATTAATTAG
- the pssA gene encoding CDP-diacylglycerol--serine O-phosphatidyltransferase: MSSGKPIPARMIPSMFTLANLLFGFLALIWVLEANFDLASTMILLSVLMDSLDGKVARRLSVSSDFGKELDSLSDLVSFGVAPAILTYQGIIQPLQFSYMRYIGLGIAVIFALCGAVRLARFNMLNITTYFVGVPITFAGGLMALLMFLRHMLPWYLYPFSMVILAFLMVSTFKVPKLGK, translated from the coding sequence ATGAGTAGCGGTAAACCAATCCCGGCTCGTATGATCCCGAGCATGTTTACTCTTGCAAATCTTTTATTTGGTTTCCTTGCCTTAATATGGGTTTTGGAAGCGAATTTTGATTTAGCATCGACGATGATCCTTCTCTCAGTGCTCATGGATAGTCTTGATGGTAAAGTTGCTCGAAGACTTTCGGTTAGTTCCGATTTCGGAAAGGAGCTTGATTCCCTCAGCGACTTAGTATCTTTTGGTGTTGCACCAGCCATATTAACCTATCAAGGTATTATCCAACCTCTTCAGTTTAGCTATATGAGGTATATCGGCTTAGGAATTGCTGTGATTTTTGCTTTATGTGGTGCGGTACGTCTGGCACGTTTTAATATGCTGAACATCACAACTTATTTTGTGGGGGTACCCATTACCTTCGCAGGCGGGCTCATGGCTTTATTAATGTTTTTACGCCATATGTTGCCTTGGTACCTTTACCCCTTTAGCATGGTTATCCTTGCTTTCTTAATGGTTTCAACGTTCAAGGTTCCGAAACTAGGCAAATAG
- a CDS encoding ferredoxin — MIAEVDKDTCIGCGACPEFCPEVFKMEDDGLATAYTNPVPSEVEDAAKEAEEGCPVDAITVK, encoded by the coding sequence ATGATTGCTGAAGTAGACAAAGATACGTGCATTGGGTGTGGTGCTTGCCCTGAATTCTGCCCGGAAGTGTTTAAGATGGAAGACGATGGACTTGCAACAGCTTATACCAACCCGGTTCCCAGTGAAGTCGAAGACGCTGCCAAAGAAGCAGAAGAAGGCTGCCCTGTTGATGCTATTACTGTGAAATAA
- the uvrC gene encoding excinuclease ABC subunit UvrC has product MDILRQKLSLLPPKPGVYLMKDCQGQIIYVGKAKQLKNRVKSYFTGSHDGKTARLVSQIIDFEYILTDSEVEALVLECNLIKKHNPKYNILLRDDKTYPYLMITHERHPRVIVTRQIKKGSGKYFGPYPNATAAQEAARLLNRLFPFRKCRQIPTRSCLYYHLDQCLAPCVHDITPNAYEEISKNATTFLNGDQSEVLNLLATKMHTAAESLQFERAKEYRDLIEDLKRLGEKQNITLNDFIDRDVIGYAQTTDQLCIQIFYLRQGKLLARDNFIFPYFEDPEDAFSSFIAQFYLDRKAWPKEILIPPIDSQALTSLFPISIPQKGKKRDLVLMAMSNAQTTLHEQITLEIRQQSDNLQALTTLGELLKISYPRRVEAFDISNTAGTHSVAGMIQFIEGKPHRKGYRKFKIQPMETSDDTASMSQVIRRRYARLRSEDEPLPDLILVDGGKGQINAALKELEALGLNIPVAGMVKNDRHQTNELMDREGNSIPLARNHPTFLLLGRIQNEVHRFAITFHRQQRTKNMTLSALDGITGIGPKRKQHLLQHYSSLSEIQKATIEELQATGLPRAIAVSIFEYFHPAPSLNPLEEEKSIP; this is encoded by the coding sequence ATGGATATACTCCGCCAAAAACTAAGCCTGCTGCCTCCAAAACCTGGTGTATACCTTATGAAAGACTGCCAAGGTCAAATTATATACGTCGGCAAAGCTAAACAACTAAAAAATCGTGTAAAATCGTACTTTACCGGATCCCATGATGGAAAAACCGCTCGTTTAGTGAGCCAGATCATAGATTTTGAGTATATTTTAACCGATTCCGAAGTAGAAGCTTTAGTACTGGAATGTAATTTAATAAAAAAACATAACCCCAAGTACAACATTCTTCTGCGCGACGACAAAACTTACCCTTATTTGATGATTACCCATGAAAGGCACCCGCGGGTTATTGTGACACGTCAAATTAAAAAAGGCTCCGGTAAATATTTCGGACCCTATCCCAACGCAACGGCCGCCCAAGAAGCCGCTCGTTTGCTCAACCGTCTTTTTCCTTTTAGAAAATGCCGCCAAATACCGACTCGTTCTTGTCTCTATTATCATCTGGATCAATGCTTAGCGCCCTGTGTTCATGATATCACTCCTAATGCCTATGAAGAAATTTCCAAGAATGCAACAACCTTTCTCAATGGCGACCAAAGTGAAGTATTGAATCTTCTAGCGACAAAAATGCATACAGCTGCAGAATCCCTCCAATTCGAAAGAGCCAAAGAATATCGAGATCTCATCGAGGATTTGAAACGCCTTGGTGAGAAGCAAAATATCACTCTCAACGATTTTATTGACCGTGATGTCATTGGCTATGCTCAAACCACTGATCAATTATGTATACAGATATTTTATCTTCGTCAAGGTAAATTATTGGCGAGAGATAACTTTATTTTTCCTTATTTCGAAGATCCCGAAGATGCATTTAGTTCCTTTATTGCTCAATTCTACCTTGATCGTAAAGCATGGCCGAAGGAAATTCTCATCCCTCCTATCGACTCACAAGCCTTAACTAGTCTGTTTCCTATTTCAATTCCTCAAAAAGGGAAAAAAAGAGATTTAGTTCTCATGGCCATGTCCAATGCTCAAACAACACTTCATGAGCAGATTACTCTGGAAATCCGCCAACAATCGGATAATCTCCAAGCATTGACAACCCTTGGGGAGCTCTTGAAGATATCATACCCTAGACGAGTTGAGGCCTTTGATATTTCAAACACGGCCGGCACTCATTCTGTGGCAGGCATGATTCAGTTTATCGAGGGTAAACCCCATCGAAAAGGCTATCGTAAATTTAAAATTCAACCAATGGAGACTTCCGATGACACTGCTTCTATGAGTCAAGTGATACGCCGCCGTTACGCTCGCCTTAGATCTGAAGATGAACCTTTGCCGGACCTGATCCTGGTCGACGGGGGAAAAGGTCAAATTAATGCGGCTTTAAAAGAATTGGAAGCCCTTGGCCTCAATATTCCTGTGGCAGGCATGGTTAAAAATGATCGTCACCAAACAAATGAACTCATGGATAGGGAGGGGAATTCAATTCCCTTGGCGAGAAACCATCCAACGTTCTTATTGTTGGGGCGAATTCAGAATGAAGTTCACCGTTTCGCCATCACCTTTCACCGGCAGCAGCGAACTAAAAATATGACACTTTCTGCTTTAGACGGAATAACTGGAATCGGGCCCAAACGCAAGCAGCATCTCTTACAGCATTATTCTTCCCTTTCTGAGATACAGAAGGCTACTATAGAAGAACTACAAGCGACAGGACTGCCAAGAGCAATTGCAGTCTCAATTTTTGAATATTTTCACCCGGCTCCGTCACTTAACCCTTTGGAGGAGGAGAAATCAATTCCATGA
- a CDS encoding DUF1858 domain-containing protein has protein sequence MRFTLDMKLKDIMAANPKTAEAMQELGLHCLGCAFSVNETLANAAQMHHLDPNLLLEKVNAVEQGELSPEAAAKAQPSGSILQMDKKTYSIAPHIPAGVVTPDILRKIADVAEKYKAQALKVTSAQRIAIVGLQPEDIPKIWDELGMDPGHAVGLCVRSVKVCPGDTFCKRGLQETLALGMEIDKRYHGLELPSKFKIGVAGCPNKCTDAASVDLGLMGTSKGYHLYVGGNGGVKPRQGDILLENLQKEQVLPAVDAVISYYKENARPQERIGRLIDRIGLDGLREYAEKHVQ, from the coding sequence ATGCGCTTTACACTTGATATGAAATTAAAAGATATAATGGCGGCTAACCCGAAAACAGCGGAAGCAATGCAGGAATTAGGATTGCATTGCCTGGGGTGTGCATTTTCGGTGAACGAAACATTAGCTAATGCGGCACAAATGCACCATTTAGATCCTAACCTCTTGTTAGAAAAAGTGAATGCGGTGGAACAGGGTGAACTCTCCCCTGAGGCAGCAGCAAAGGCACAGCCATCCGGTTCAATTCTCCAAATGGATAAAAAAACCTATTCAATTGCTCCCCATATTCCGGCAGGAGTTGTTACTCCGGATATCTTGCGCAAGATTGCTGATGTTGCCGAGAAATATAAGGCCCAAGCTCTGAAGGTGACCTCTGCACAACGAATTGCCATTGTTGGTCTGCAGCCGGAAGATATTCCGAAAATTTGGGACGAGTTAGGTATGGATCCGGGTCATGCGGTGGGTTTGTGTGTAAGAAGCGTCAAGGTTTGTCCGGGTGATACTTTCTGTAAACGAGGGCTTCAGGAAACACTAGCTTTAGGGATGGAAATTGATAAACGTTATCATGGCTTGGAATTGCCTTCAAAGTTCAAAATTGGCGTTGCCGGTTGCCCGAATAAGTGTACCGATGCGGCTTCAGTGGATCTTGGCTTAATGGGAACCAGTAAAGGTTATCACCTGTATGTCGGTGGAAATGGCGGTGTTAAGCCAAGGCAAGGTGACATCCTCCTAGAAAACCTGCAAAAGGAACAGGTACTGCCCGCAGTGGATGCAGTTATTTCTTACTACAAAGAAAATGCAAGACCCCAAGAACGAATTGGCCGGCTAATTGACCGGATAGGACTTGATGGTCTTCGTGAATATGCGGAAAAACATGTTCAATGA
- a CDS encoding DMT family transporter, protein MLKFLSLPFVIAAISGIAMAVQGSLNSLLSEKTSLLSATFVVHIIGTFVALLALLAYKTPIFKQHWMSVPWYLYLGGVLSVVIVGLVAVSIPKIGVCNATTAIIIGQVATAVLIDHFGWFGIHRLPWNQWQLLGIILFAAGAKLLFR, encoded by the coding sequence ATGTTAAAATTTCTATCACTGCCTTTTGTCATTGCAGCCATTTCCGGGATTGCCATGGCTGTTCAAGGAAGTTTAAACTCTTTATTAAGTGAGAAAACGTCTTTATTATCTGCTACTTTTGTAGTTCATATTATTGGAACTTTTGTTGCCTTATTAGCTCTCTTAGCATACAAGACACCCATCTTTAAACAACATTGGATGTCAGTTCCTTGGTATCTATATCTTGGCGGGGTACTAAGTGTTGTTATTGTAGGACTTGTTGCGGTCAGCATTCCTAAGATCGGCGTATGTAATGCAACAACAGCCATTATTATTGGTCAAGTTGCCACCGCAGTTCTTATCGACCATTTTGGTTGGTTTGGTATTCATCGACTTCCCTGGAATCAATGGCAGCTTTTGGGGATTATTTTGTTTGCGGCTGGAGCGAAACTTCTTTTTCGCTAA
- a CDS encoding EscU/YscU/HrcU family type III secretion system export apparatus switch protein gives MTIKNTKLEMAAALSYDQTGAPRVVAKGRGDVARRMIEVAEAEGIPIQRNEALVEALIQIELTKEIPPQLYRAVAEILAFVYSLEEEAKQAKISSSST, from the coding sequence ATGACGATCAAGAATACTAAACTTGAAATGGCTGCCGCTTTAAGTTACGACCAGACAGGAGCGCCGCGTGTTGTTGCCAAGGGGCGAGGCGACGTAGCTCGGAGAATGATCGAGGTCGCTGAGGCAGAAGGGATACCGATCCAGAGAAATGAAGCCTTGGTAGAAGCCTTAATTCAGATAGAATTAACGAAAGAGATACCTCCGCAGCTTTATCGGGCCGTAGCCGAAATACTAGCCTTTGTTTATTCCTTGGAGGAAGAGGCAAAACAAGCAAAGATTTCATCCTCAAGCACATAA
- a CDS encoding GNAT family N-acetyltransferase: protein MKIGIRIAESHDLEQIREIYNWAVKNTVATFDLEERTIEQNIKWFNEHHTRYPLYVAIDQETVTGWGSISPFHPRPAYRPTGEFSIYIAPNFQGKGIGDVLLKHLCSCAKTLEYHSLIGLITGTNKASLKLAERNGFVQVGHYREVGIKFGEWLDVVAVQKMIANQRLEKII from the coding sequence ATGAAAATTGGGATACGTATTGCAGAAAGTCACGATTTGGAACAAATACGAGAGATTTATAATTGGGCGGTAAAGAATACCGTCGCGACCTTTGATCTTGAGGAACGAACCATTGAACAAAATATAAAATGGTTTAACGAGCATCATACGAGGTATCCTCTGTATGTAGCCATAGATCAAGAGACGGTGACCGGTTGGGGGAGTATTTCGCCTTTTCACCCCAGACCTGCCTATCGGCCCACGGGAGAATTTTCTATTTATATTGCCCCAAACTTTCAAGGAAAAGGTATTGGAGACGTGCTTCTGAAACATCTTTGCTCTTGTGCTAAAACCTTAGAATATCATTCTTTAATCGGGTTAATAACAGGTACTAATAAAGCTAGTTTGAAGTTGGCAGAAAGGAATGGTTTTGTTCAAGTTGGCCATTATCGAGAAGTCGGAATAAAATTCGGGGAATGGCTTGATGTTGTTGCTGTTCAAAAAATGATTGCAAATCAACGTTTGGAAAAAATCATTTGA
- a CDS encoding metallophosphoesterase family protein, with the protein MRIAVLSDTHLKAGRSLPRLVWEHLSDADLILHAGDLTHKELVDELSLVAPVKAVCGNCDDWTVDLPSQEWVECESFKFGIIHGHQGKGKTTLERAYSAFESNHVDVIVFGHSHTPTLKCHNGVLMFNPGSPTDKRREPQYSFGWLEVQEGHINAKHIYF; encoded by the coding sequence ATGAGAATTGCTGTATTATCTGATACCCATCTAAAAGCCGGACGATCACTGCCGCGTTTGGTATGGGAGCATTTAAGCGACGCGGATCTCATTCTTCATGCAGGAGACTTAACACACAAGGAACTCGTTGATGAACTTTCCCTTGTTGCCCCAGTAAAAGCAGTGTGCGGGAATTGTGATGACTGGACTGTAGATTTGCCAAGTCAAGAATGGGTTGAATGTGAATCGTTTAAATTTGGTATTATCCATGGACATCAAGGCAAGGGAAAGACTACCTTAGAACGGGCTTATTCAGCCTTTGAGTCGAATCATGTTGATGTTATTGTATTTGGGCATAGTCATACTCCAACTCTCAAGTGCCATAATGGAGTACTTATGTTTAATCCTGGTTCCCCTACGGACAAACGACGTGAACCTCAATATTCTTTTGGCTGGCTTGAAGTGCAAGAAGGTCATATCAATGCAAAACATATTTATTTTTAA
- a CDS encoding peptide ABC transporter substrate-binding protein, which produces MNVRRERGFAAVIAIILILELILAGCGSNSTKGSEGIQLPKKMKMSFAPGGEPKTLDPQMSDNIPEAIIETALFEGIMRLDKENTPQLAVAKSVEVSSDGLNYTITLKNTKFSNGDPLTASDFKDSWMHALNPSSAAASAYQLFYIKNAKAYYSQTAEAGEVGIKVVDDKTLEITLESPCPFFKSLLALPTYFPVDQLNSQVHYDWSNGAATFVGNGPFMLKSWSHKDKMVLVKNPNYYDEASVKLAELDFNLSADGKEAASDFEAGKLDGLNNLVPEDTLRFKKNGTLKCAPMLGTYFYCFNTTKKPLNDLRIRQALSIALNRQDLMDNVLEGDELPAYAFVPGAIPDAVPGTTFRTAGSNLIKEDIERAKQLLKDAGYPEGVNFPTLTILYNTNGSHRLPAEAIQDYWKKNLGVNVLLQGQDWDVYQKSQQVLQYDIAQACWIGDCVDPMPFLDIFVTNGGNNKTGWSNPVFDQAVETAQKSPDQTVRMKAMHDAEKILMQEMPIIPIYYYEQNYLLKNNIKGVIVSPLACFDFKNAIVQ; this is translated from the coding sequence ATGAACGTGAGAAGAGAAAGGGGTTTTGCGGCAGTCATTGCTATTATTCTGATCCTCGAGTTGATTCTTGCGGGCTGCGGAAGTAATAGCACAAAAGGCAGTGAAGGAATCCAACTGCCCAAAAAAATGAAAATGAGTTTTGCGCCTGGAGGAGAACCAAAGACTCTGGATCCTCAGATGTCTGATAATATCCCCGAAGCGATTATCGAAACAGCTTTGTTTGAAGGCATAATGCGTCTGGACAAAGAAAATACACCTCAATTGGCAGTTGCTAAGAGCGTTGAAGTTTCTTCCGATGGATTGAACTATACGATTACCTTAAAAAACACAAAATTCAGCAACGGAGATCCTCTAACAGCTTCAGATTTTAAAGACTCTTGGATGCATGCCCTTAATCCATCTTCGGCAGCAGCGTCTGCCTACCAATTATTCTATATCAAGAATGCTAAAGCGTATTATTCCCAAACTGCTGAAGCAGGAGAAGTAGGTATTAAAGTAGTGGACGATAAAACGCTGGAAATAACTTTGGAGTCTCCTTGTCCTTTCTTTAAATCTCTTTTAGCTCTCCCGACGTACTTCCCTGTTGATCAACTGAACTCTCAAGTACATTATGACTGGAGTAATGGTGCAGCAACGTTTGTGGGGAACGGTCCCTTCATGCTTAAGTCATGGAGTCATAAGGATAAAATGGTATTGGTCAAAAATCCCAATTATTATGATGAAGCAAGTGTGAAATTAGCGGAGCTAGACTTCAACTTGAGTGCAGACGGAAAAGAGGCTGCTTCCGATTTTGAAGCCGGAAAATTAGATGGACTGAATAATCTGGTGCCTGAAGATACCTTGCGTTTTAAAAAGAACGGCACACTCAAATGTGCACCGATGTTGGGTACATACTTCTACTGCTTTAACACGACTAAAAAGCCCCTCAATGATCTGAGGATTCGCCAAGCTTTGTCTATTGCCCTAAATCGTCAGGATCTTATGGATAATGTTTTAGAAGGTGATGAGCTTCCTGCCTATGCCTTTGTGCCGGGTGCGATACCTGATGCCGTTCCGGGCACAACCTTTCGAACTGCGGGCAGTAATTTAATCAAGGAAGACATTGAAAGGGCAAAACAACTTTTGAAGGATGCCGGCTATCCTGAGGGTGTTAATTTTCCGACATTAACGATTCTCTATAATACGAACGGCTCCCATCGACTGCCGGCTGAAGCTATTCAAGATTATTGGAAAAAGAACTTGGGTGTTAATGTGCTGCTGCAAGGTCAAGATTGGGATGTTTACCAAAAAAGTCAACAAGTATTACAGTACGACATTGCCCAAGCTTGTTGGATTGGTGACTGCGTCGACCCGATGCCGTTTTTAGACATATTTGTAACGAATGGCGGAAACAACAAAACCGGGTGGTCTAACCCAGTTTTTGACCAAGCTGTCGAAACCGCCCAAAAAAGTCCTGATCAAACGGTACGCATGAAAGCTATGCATGATGCCGAAAAAATATTAATGCAAGAAATGCCGATTATCCCGATTTATTACTACGAACAAAACTATCTCCTTAAAAACAACATAAAAGGAGTCATAGTATCTCCTCTTGCCTGCTTCGATTTTAAGAATGCGATAGTGCAATAA
- a CDS encoding antibiotic biosynthesis monooxygenase: MLTVIHTFDGPDLEGLLGQVRTGIRTCEDFDGFKFASVNQQQDTSEIMLFSKWENRRAFENWANTIGENNAFKSSTPQIFEVLEEKY, from the coding sequence ATGCTCACTGTGATTCATACCTTTGATGGTCCTGACCTCGAGGGATTATTGGGACAAGTAAGAACCGGAATTCGAACTTGCGAAGACTTCGATGGATTCAAATTTGCCTCGGTAAATCAACAACAAGATACTTCAGAAATTATGCTCTTTTCAAAATGGGAAAATCGCCGTGCTTTTGAAAATTGGGCAAATACCATTGGCGAAAATAATGCTTTTAAGTCTTCAACTCCCCAAATATTTGAAGTCCTTGAGGAGAAATATTAG
- a CDS encoding DUF2383 domain-containing protein, which translates to MDRSFEVLNTILQGEHMAIEQYQACIDTLSDGPLRNHLTSILTDHKNHATRLAYHIQTNGGHVREGAGVIGKIENWKQRILNLGKENPEAMLDRLYNGEDKGLARAVQYSERNLSIAEKELLEPIFADEHDHLKQLQKIKEGLYFH; encoded by the coding sequence ATGGATAGATCTTTTGAAGTATTAAATACTATTTTACAAGGTGAGCATATGGCCATTGAACAATATCAGGCATGTATAGATACTCTCTCTGATGGTCCCCTCCGAAACCATCTTACAAGCATTCTTACGGATCATAAAAATCACGCGACAAGACTAGCCTATCATATTCAAACGAATGGAGGACATGTTCGCGAAGGCGCGGGGGTCATTGGGAAAATTGAAAATTGGAAACAACGAATACTTAACTTAGGGAAGGAAAATCCTGAAGCAATGCTTGATCGGCTCTATAATGGTGAAGATAAAGGTCTGGCACGGGCAGTCCAATATTCTGAGCGTAATTTAAGCATTGCAGAGAAAGAATTACTGGAACCAATTTTTGCTGATGAACATGATCATTTGAAGCAGCTGCAAAAAATTAAGGAAGGTCTTTATTTTCACTAA